The nucleotide sequence ACGAATCTTGAAGAATTTGGTACCTATAAAAACAAGATACGGCAGGTGGATCTGCAGGGAATGACCAGCCTCAAACGCCTGTATCTTGTAGGAAGTGACATAGAAACACTTAATATTCAGGGATGCCACAATCTCGAACACCTGTCGCTGATCGGCAATAAGCTGACCGGTATCGATATAACAGCATTTCGGAAGCTTACGGAACTTAGTCTCAGTTACAACCAGCTAACCCGGATGGAAATCCGAAATTACCCGGAACTAAAGGTGATAAACCTTGCAGAGAATAATATTTCAGATCTTAAGATCGGTGACTGTCCAAAGCTTGAGTCACTGCTGCTCCGCAAAAACAGGCTCAACGGTAGCCTGGATCTTACCCGGTTTCCGGCATTGCGGGAGTTTTCAGCCGACAATAACCTGCTTACGGCCGTCGACATCCGCGGTTTAAAGAAGCTGGAATCCTTCTCCTGCCTGTATTGTAGCATTACAATCCTGAATCTGAGCGGTACGGAAGCCCTCGCGGACCTGATCTGGTAACAATCTATATCAGTGGTTCGGAATAATCCGGCTCCGGCACATCCGTATTCTTCATCTGTTTCACGGAATTAGGCGCCTGTGCGGCGGCTTTTTTATAAACACCATTACAGAAAGATCATTTAAAATGCAGTGTGCTGCCCTGGAAATAATAGCCCAGGTCCCCGGTGGAAGCAAGGTTGTCAAGAAAAACGGTGATGGGCTTTTTTTTATCGATAAGTCCGGTAAACCGTTTGTCTTTTACCGTGTTGTTATCAAAAGCAACCGGGATATCATAACAGCGTTGCAGGATGTCCGCAATTTCTGAAACGGGAAGGTTGGAAAAAATATACCGGCCTTTCATCCAGGAAAGTACCTGGCGCTCATCGAATGCTGCAATCCGGAACCCGGAGCCGTTGGAAAGCGTGGCTTCAAACCCGGGCTTCAGCTCCAGGGTCTCTTTTGGTGAACGTAAACTGACCTTTCCCGTTACCAGCGCTACCCGCAGGCTGCCGGGGTGATAGCTGTTAACATTGAATTCGGTGCCCAGCACCTGTATCGTGGCGCCGCCGGTATGCACTACGAACGGTCTTGCGGCATCTTTGGCTACTTCGAGATATGCTTCTCCTTCAATTTCTATTTCCCGCAGGCCGGCTTCGAACTTTACCGGAAAACGCAGGGAACTGGCTGCGTTCAGCCATACCGTTGTATTATCCGGTAATCTTACCTGGTAGTCGAGTCCCGGGGGGACGGTTATTTTACTCCATTGCTGCGAAGCCCCACCACTGATCTGCAGCCCGTTCTCCCGGATATCCAGTGCTGTTCCGCTGGCAGTAACCCTGCCGTTCTTCTGATCGGAAAGATTCACGGTTTCGCCATTGTCGAACTCCATCAGGATCTTTTTTGATGCCCGTGTGCCGGCTGTCTGTCCGGATCTGTCCGGATGCGGGGTGCTGACAAACACAAATTTTACAAAAATAAAAAGCAGAATAGCAGCGGCGGCGGTATAAGGCAGCCACCGCACCAGGGCAGATTTTTTCCTGGTCCTGATCCGCTGCTGAAGCTGTTCCCATTCCGCTTCCGTATTGATGTTGCGGAGAAATTGCTGGCTTTCTTCTTTTTGAAAGAACTGCCGGAGCTCATCCCATAATTTACCGATATCCTTTTGCTGCTCGATCAGTTGCTGCAGGAATAGATCATCATCCGGATCGATGCTGTTGTTCAGCCGCGCTATCATCAGGCTTTTTATTTCGTTGATGTTATATTCCATTGCTTTTATTTAGACAATATTTTTCCGAAACGGCTGACAGTTTCAGCGTATTTTTTTTCTCAATTGTTTTAATGCCCTTATTAATGCTGTTTTTACTGTATTGATGCTTATCCCCAATTCTGAGGCTACCTGTTTCCGGCTTTTTCTCTGGATATAATACAGGTCAAAGATCGTCGCCGTTTTAGGCGGCAGCGTGGCAATGACCTTTTTTAAGGAACGCAGGCGGTCTTCCTCCAGGGCCAGGTATTCCTTTTCCTGTAAATCGGGCTGACCTGTTGTTTTTGCGTGGAATACGTATTCGAAAAATTTTTCCTGGTGCGATTTACCTGCCTTTATAACGTTGAGGCAGCGGTTGTGCACGGCCTTGCTGAGGTAAGACCTTATCGACTGGATCTGTGAAAGATCGTACCGGTCCCACAGATCCACAAATACTTCCTGCACTACGTCCTTTGCATCCTGTTCATTTTTCAGCAGGTAATATGCTTCCATTACCATTGTGCGGTAATGAAGGGCGAATATTTCATTGAATATTTCTTTCCTGTTCACAGCGTATTATTTTTGAACGGGTATGCAGGGCGCAGCAACCGGACCAATGTTACAAAAAATAGTGATGACGGAGCACAACAAGTAAAAAATATTTTAAAAAAAAATCTGCGGGTGTTGTCACCCGTTTTTTATAAATGATTGTCTAAAGCACAACTGAATAAAACGTTTGCCAATGATCGCCTGTTTACGATTGAGACTGCCGGGGTTCCTGTTTGTTATTGCTGTTATTTGTTTTGTAAGAACGGCATCGGGTCAGGATGCGGACCGGCGCATATCAGTAAATTTTAAGAATACCTCTTTGAAGACAGTGCTCAATAGCATTACCGCGAAAACGGGATTTGATTTTTTTTACAGCAATCAGCAGATAAATGATCAATCCCGCGTAACGGTCAATATAAAAGAAGCTACAGTTGACGCTGTATTAAAAGAACTGCTGGGCACAGGTTATACCTGGACGATCCGCGGGAAGCTGATCACCCTGAAAAAAAGACCAGCCACCCCGGCTGCCTCAGGATCACAGACGGTGCCGGACAGCAGCCGGGGCCGCATCATTAAAGGCCGGGTAACAGACAGCACCGGGACATCACTGGGAGGCGCCACCATACAGCTGAAAGGCACAGCCCGGGTTACAACTAGCAATGAGCAGGGATCTTTTGAGCTGGAAGATATTACCAATGGAAAGGGGACGCTCGTTGTATCATTTGTGGGGTATAATACGAGTGAAACGGGTATCGGCGGCCGCACGATGATGGATATCATGCTTCGTCCGCAGGTATCGGATATGAAGGATATTGTGGTGATCGGATACGGGACCGTTGAAAAAAAAGACCTGACGGGTTCTGTGGGGAAGGCTTCTGTCGAAGATATGAACAAGGCACCGGTACGGTCATTTGACGAAGCACTTGCCGGGCGGGTAGCGGGTGTGAATGTAACATCTGTGGACGGGCAGCCGGGCTCCGCGGTCAATATCACTATCAGGGGGGCCAACTCCATTACACAGGACAACTCGCCGCTTTATGTGATCGATGGCTTTCCGATCGAAGGTCCGAACAATAATGTTATCAATCCTCAGGATATTGTTTCCCTGGAGGTGTTAAAGGATGCTTCCGCCACGGCCATCTACGGATCAAGGGGCGCTAATGGGGTGATCATCATCACCACAAAAAGAGGTGTTGCAGGCCCGCCGGTTGTATCGGTGAGTACCAGCTACGGTATACAAAAGGATGTGAACCGCATGCAGCTGATGGACCCTTATGAGTTTGTAAAATATCAATTGGAACGCAACCCCTCAGATGCCGCCGGTATCTACCTGGCCAACGGAAGACAACTGGAAGATTACAGGACGATACCCGAAATCGACTGGCAGGATGAACTGTTCCGGACGGCAGGCATGCACAATACTTCGGTTTCTGTAAGAGGCGGCAACACCACCACAAAGTATGCGATCTCCGGGAACATTCTCGGGCAACAGGGGGTAATGATCAATTCGGGCTATAAGCGCTACCAGGGATCGGTTTCCGTGGATCAGAAGTTCAGCAGGAAGCTGAGCGGCGGCGTTTATGTTAATTATGCCTATACCAATCAGAACGGGATGTCGCCATCCGGACCGTCGAGCAGCAGTTCAACGGCTTATACCTTATTCAGTGTTTACGGATACCGGAATTTTTCACTGGACGGGTCCACCGATCTTACCGGCGAACTGTTCGACCAGTTCATTGATCCTACAATAGACCTGCGCATCAACCCGGTGCTGAACCAGCAACACATGCTTCGGGAGAACCTGGGCCAGAATGGTATTTTTAATGCGTATCTTACCTATAATATCCTGCCTTCGCTGAAACTGAAAGTAACAGGAGGTATCAATACTACTTTTACACGAAACAATCAGTTTAACGACAGCTTTACGGTTTACGGCAATCCCCGCAGCCTGCTGGGGTCGGTGAACGGTGTTAACGGTGGCGTGTATTATACTCAAAACACCACCTGGATCAATGAGAATACCCTGACCTATGCCCGGAACTTTAACCGGCAGCATGCGTTGACCATACTGGCGGGTATGACCGAGTCGGAGCGGCGGTCTTCCAGTCACGGAAGTGCCGCCACCAATCTGCCAAATCCGCAGCTGGGCGTGAGCGGACTGGACCAGGGTACGCCCCAATTTGTACGGGCGCTTTCGGCTGCGTGGGGCCTGGTATCGTTCCTGGGCCGTGCGGATTATAAATTCAGGGACCGCTATCTGCTGACGCTTTCTTACAGAGCAGACGGCTCCTCAAAATTTTCAAAGGAGCACCGCTGGGGCTATTTTCCTTCCGGTGCCATAGCATGGCGGTTCAGGGATGAAGACTTTCTGAAAGACAGCCGGGTCCTGTCGGAAGGCAAGCTGCGCGCCAGCTACGGACTTACGGGGAATAACCGTATAGGAGAATTTGATTACCTCTCGGTAATGGATCTGGCCTTCAATCCGCAAGGATATACCTTCGGGAACCAGACGGTTACAGGGGCTATTCCGAAAAGTGTAGGCAATCCTTCACTGAA is from Niabella beijingensis and encodes:
- a CDS encoding leucine-rich repeat domain-containing protein, which produces MNAQNLDFPDPDFKQALIKKKVDLNNDGQIQQEEALKVTRLYLEETDFSSMEGIKNFTNLEEFGTYKNKIRQVDLQGMTSLKRLYLVGSDIETLNIQGCHNLEHLSLIGNKLTGIDITAFRKLTELSLSYNQLTRMEIRNYPELKVINLAENNISDLKIGDCPKLESLLLRKNRLNGSLDLTRFPALREFSADNNLLTAVDIRGLKKLESFSCLYCSITILNLSGTEALADLIW
- a CDS encoding FecR family protein produces the protein MEYNINEIKSLMIARLNNSIDPDDDLFLQQLIEQQKDIGKLWDELRQFFQKEESQQFLRNINTEAEWEQLQQRIRTRKKSALVRWLPYTAAAAILLFIFVKFVFVSTPHPDRSGQTAGTRASKKILMEFDNGETVNLSDQKNGRVTASGTALDIRENGLQISGGASQQWSKITVPPGLDYQVRLPDNTTVWLNAASSLRFPVKFEAGLREIEIEGEAYLEVAKDAARPFVVHTGGATIQVLGTEFNVNSYHPGSLRVALVTGKVSLRSPKETLELKPGFEATLSNGSGFRIAAFDERQVLSWMKGRYIFSNLPVSEIADILQRCYDIPVAFDNNTVKDKRFTGLIDKKKPITVFLDNLASTGDLGYYFQGSTLHFK
- a CDS encoding sigma-70 family RNA polymerase sigma factor; protein product: MNRKEIFNEIFALHYRTMVMEAYYLLKNEQDAKDVVQEVFVDLWDRYDLSQIQSIRSYLSKAVHNRCLNVIKAGKSHQEKFFEYVFHAKTTGQPDLQEKEYLALEEDRLRSLKKVIATLPPKTATIFDLYYIQRKSRKQVASELGISINTVKTALIRALKQLRKKIR
- a CDS encoding TonB-dependent receptor, with translation MIACLRLRLPGFLFVIAVICFVRTASGQDADRRISVNFKNTSLKTVLNSITAKTGFDFFYSNQQINDQSRVTVNIKEATVDAVLKELLGTGYTWTIRGKLITLKKRPATPAASGSQTVPDSSRGRIIKGRVTDSTGTSLGGATIQLKGTARVTTSNEQGSFELEDITNGKGTLVVSFVGYNTSETGIGGRTMMDIMLRPQVSDMKDIVVIGYGTVEKKDLTGSVGKASVEDMNKAPVRSFDEALAGRVAGVNVTSVDGQPGSAVNITIRGANSITQDNSPLYVIDGFPIEGPNNNVINPQDIVSLEVLKDASATAIYGSRGANGVIIITTKRGVAGPPVVSVSTSYGIQKDVNRMQLMDPYEFVKYQLERNPSDAAGIYLANGRQLEDYRTIPEIDWQDELFRTAGMHNTSVSVRGGNTTTKYAISGNILGQQGVMINSGYKRYQGSVSVDQKFSRKLSGGVYVNYAYTNQNGMSPSGPSSSSSTAYTLFSVYGYRNFSLDGSTDLTGELFDQFIDPTIDLRINPVLNQQHMLRENLGQNGIFNAYLTYNILPSLKLKVTGGINTTFTRNNQFNDSFTVYGNPRSLLGSVNGVNGGVYYTQNTTWINENTLTYARNFNRQHALTILAGMTESERRSSSHGSAATNLPNPQLGVSGLDQGTPQFVRALSAAWGLVSFLGRADYKFRDRYLLTLSYRADGSSKFSKEHRWGYFPSGAIAWRFRDEDFLKDSRVLSEGKLRASYGLTGNNRIGEFDYLSVMDLAFNPQGYTFGNQTVTGAIPKSVGNPSLKWETTAQTDLGVDLGFFNNRISLTAEVYRKKTRDLLIYANVPLSLGYGFANRNIGSVQNQGLELTLSTVNIKTKDFKWESAFNISFNQSKILRLTENQESILSAAPFDSYFSAIPAFISRVGGQLGMMYGYIWDGLYQYSDFDVSTTGNYVLKDNVPTNGNTRTAIQPGDIKFKDINGDLVVDAKDYAVIGRGLPVHTGGFNNTLSYKNFDLNLFFQWSYGNDIINANRYIFEGNILGRSNLNQFAGYADRWSPENTGSLNPRGGFGGSGPSTPTGTNSRVIEDGSYLRLKTVRLGYSLPVRVLSRAGIKSLTVYCAAQNLITWTSYSGVDPEVSIFNSVLTPGVDYSAYPRPRTITLGLDLTL